From the Streptomyces sp. Tu 2975 genome, one window contains:
- a CDS encoding LOG family protein yields the protein MTSTPHDREIESLEEFDDVVARGSLAGHRIQSVDLTGRTADLLRTDTASAVFLGCPMEPDAAAKVRADGALVFPPAPDLPFDPYRGLLYSPDELFEDLGDAGYGSTPDALTYAWFQRTKADNDIFASMLRAVHDDSISDALDEHLAGERVVGVMGGHAMGRGTDAYAGAARLGRELTRAGFTVATGGGPGAMEAANLGAYAAPHPDEMLDDALLLLAKAPSFVPSVSDWAQAAFEVRHRWPRGGGSVGIPTWFYGHEPPNAFAGHIAKYFANATREDGLLARSNAGVIFLPGAAGTLQEIFDNATPNYYESRGEPTPMVLVDRHHWTEHLPAWPLLRSLAAGRSMEARIALVDSVGEAPGALRRLLADAH from the coding sequence ATGACGTCCACCCCGCACGACCGCGAGATCGAGTCCCTCGAAGAGTTCGACGACGTCGTCGCCCGCGGTTCGCTCGCCGGGCACCGGATCCAGTCCGTGGATCTCACCGGGCGCACCGCCGACCTCCTGCGCACGGACACGGCCTCCGCCGTGTTCCTCGGCTGCCCCATGGAGCCGGACGCCGCCGCCAAGGTCCGCGCGGACGGCGCCCTCGTCTTCCCGCCCGCGCCCGACCTGCCCTTCGACCCGTACCGCGGCCTGCTCTACTCCCCCGACGAGCTGTTCGAGGACCTCGGGGACGCCGGCTACGGGTCGACGCCCGACGCCCTGACCTACGCGTGGTTCCAGCGGACGAAGGCCGACAACGACATCTTCGCCTCGATGCTCCGCGCCGTCCACGACGACTCGATCTCCGACGCCTTGGACGAACACCTCGCCGGCGAGCGGGTCGTGGGCGTGATGGGCGGCCACGCGATGGGCCGCGGCACGGACGCGTACGCCGGCGCCGCTCGGCTGGGCCGGGAGCTGACCCGTGCCGGCTTCACCGTCGCCACCGGCGGCGGGCCGGGCGCGATGGAAGCCGCCAACCTGGGCGCGTACGCGGCACCTCACCCGGACGAGATGCTGGACGACGCGCTGCTGCTGCTCGCCAAGGCCCCGTCGTTCGTGCCGTCCGTCTCCGACTGGGCGCAGGCGGCCTTCGAGGTCCGTCACCGCTGGCCGCGGGGCGGCGGCTCCGTCGGCATCCCGACCTGGTTCTACGGCCATGAGCCGCCGAACGCCTTCGCCGGGCACATCGCCAAGTACTTCGCCAACGCCACCCGTGAGGACGGCCTTCTGGCGAGGTCCAATGCGGGCGTGATCTTCCTGCCGGGGGCCGCCGGGACCCTCCAGGAGATCTTCGACAACGCCACGCCGAACTACTACGAGTCGCGCGGCGAACCGACGCCCATGGTGCTCGTCGACCGGCACCACTGGACGGAGCATCTGCCGGCGTGGCCGCTGCTGCGATCACTCGCGGCCGGCCGGTCGATGGAGGCGCGGATCGCCCTCGTCGACTCGGTGGGGGAGGCTCCGGGCGCTCTGCGTCGGCTACTCGCGGACGCTCACTGA